The genomic interval TATTTGTATTTTAAAATCTTTTCCCAATGCAAGATTCTTTTAATGAGATCCTAAAATTATTACTACCTGAGATAATAATAAACTATTTTGAACTTACTTCTTATAAAAAGGAAAATGAAGCACTCCATCTTTATCTAAAAGAGATTAATTCACTACCAAAAGAATATCGTCAAAACAAATTAAGTTCAAAAGGATTCTTCGATGAAATAACAGTCCAGGATTTCCCTATCCGCGGTCATAAAGTATATCTTCATATCACTCGTAGAAGATGGCTTAATGAAGACACTGGTAAAGTTGTTTTTAGAGATTGGAATTTAGTAGCAGACGGAACTCGTGTAACACAGGAGTTTGCGTCTTTTTTAAAAGAGATCAATAGATTCTAGTCCAAATGATTGTAATACTATTG from Flavobacterium ovatum carries:
- a CDS encoding transposase translates to MQDSFNEILKLLLPEIIINYFELTSYKKENEALHLYLKEINSLPKEYRQNKLSSKGFFDEITVQDFPIRGHKVYLHITRRRWLNEDTGKVVFRDWNLVADGTRVTQEFASFLKEINRF